In Stigmatella erecta, a genomic segment contains:
- a CDS encoding 4'-phosphopantetheinyl transferase family protein produces MPLAPVRQAWESSPQGPLLTVLTPAEVAVSAMHHRLERRLAHLAGRIAAKSAVLHHLRARGYPLEPQELGLTQWMAGPEQGRPVAQLPAGVPPCELSITHSQGLAVAAVTERGRLGVDLERVNPRPAAFLDEAFTRAEQDWLLRCELLQGRTLEERWNLGWCLKEALVKCSGQGLRASLQQTPFSGWTEQGAAEAPLPGLTEGAGALAQLITLHTPGAGSLTGLLALGQGYAFAALHESRERLESTA; encoded by the coding sequence ATGCCCCTGGCCCCCGTGCGCCAGGCGTGGGAGTCCTCCCCTCAGGGGCCCCTCCTCACGGTGCTGACCCCGGCCGAGGTGGCGGTGAGCGCGATGCATCACCGCCTGGAGCGGAGGCTGGCCCACCTGGCCGGCCGGATCGCCGCGAAGTCCGCGGTGCTCCATCACCTGCGCGCCCGGGGCTATCCCCTGGAGCCCCAGGAGCTGGGCCTCACCCAGTGGATGGCCGGTCCCGAGCAGGGGCGGCCGGTGGCCCAGCTTCCGGCGGGAGTCCCCCCCTGCGAGCTGTCCATCACCCACTCCCAGGGGCTGGCGGTGGCCGCCGTCACGGAGCGGGGCCGCCTCGGCGTCGACCTGGAGCGTGTGAACCCCCGGCCCGCGGCCTTCCTCGACGAGGCGTTCACCCGGGCAGAGCAGGACTGGCTCCTCCGGTGCGAGCTGCTCCAGGGCCGGACGCTGGAGGAGCGCTGGAACCTGGGCTGGTGCCTCAAGGAGGCCCTGGTGAAATGCTCGGGCCAGGGCCTGCGGGCGTCCCTCCAGCAGACCCCCTTCTCGGGCTGGACGGAGCAGGGCGCCGCCGAAGCCCCCTTGCCGGGGCTGACGGAGGGGGCGGGCGCCCTGGCCCAGCTCATCACCCTGCACACCCCCGGGGCGGGCTCCCTGACAGGGCTGCTGGCGCTGGGCCAGGGGTATGCGTTCGCGGCCCTGCACGAGTCGCGCGAGCGCCTGGAGTCCACGGCATGA
- a CDS encoding polyketide synthase, with translation MPSVRQEPVAIIGMGCVLPDAPDVPTFWRNLQSGHSAVRKLSGDRWSQYGGEADGTGSWMGAPAGPLPFDWKKFKVPPIETRLLHSIEMMVLEAAYQALAGTGYTPERAFARDRVAVIAGASGMGRKSNQGFNFKWRLPELLLAAQQTGVWRELSAQQAEELTRTVQQDFVQRYIEQSDDWAFWGFMSPVLGRICSLFDLQGPHFCVDAHAASGLAALEVAVQGLLSGEWDMALTGAASPALSPMEYVLHSKLRRLSPSGVFPLDARANGTALGEGAVMLLLKRLADAERDGDPIHAVLRGVGGVNQGAGPVLTATVPQVHQRAAAEALARSGVDPASISYLETGACGVPGWDAHLVSGLAGAYQQAREVSLGAVAESVGDLQTAASLAAMLKAIHSLRSRTLLPQRTFQAPHSEIPLEGTPFRLPGAPSWPAQGPLRAGIHAAGFGGVAYHAVLEAYAPEAPRASVRGAVPRPRPEPVAIVGLACRYPGADSAEALWENALQGRSAVGDIPEERWPVPLYQGKRPASRGKEAFFRVYAPKSALVEDRPLPFLEFGVSPATAAQMDRSQRWCLETAREALRDAGHGSRRALPLERTAVIVATTPGNHQEVMVEAQLAYPEFAEVYRQALLRAGVPATQVERFVSEARGRFQGAQPPVTSETLPGLLNSAPATRLARALNARGPAFTVESACASTLTALSLSLQGLRDGRWEVALAGGVWSQITAPYCVNMCFVGAVSPTGETRPFAQDADGFVHGEGCGMFVLKRLSDAQRDGDRIHAVIAGMGASTDGRGKSIFASQERGQELAMRRALEDSRVPATSIQYIEAHGSGMPEGDIPEAGALLKVYGRQDSPAAVGALKPHIGHSYIASGAAGLIRAVLALRHRTLPPIFTGAALNPNVPWKNQLVFHREPRGWASPGAPRRAAVNAYGFGGTNYHLILEESAE, from the coding sequence ATGCCTAGCGTGCGTCAGGAGCCAGTCGCCATCATCGGCATGGGCTGTGTTCTGCCGGATGCGCCCGATGTCCCCACCTTCTGGCGGAACCTCCAGTCCGGGCACAGCGCCGTCCGGAAGCTGTCCGGGGACCGCTGGAGCCAGTACGGCGGCGAGGCCGATGGCACCGGCTCCTGGATGGGGGCCCCCGCTGGGCCGCTGCCCTTCGACTGGAAGAAGTTCAAGGTCCCACCCATCGAGACCCGCCTGCTGCACTCCATCGAGATGATGGTGCTGGAGGCGGCCTACCAGGCGCTGGCGGGCACGGGCTACACCCCGGAGCGGGCCTTCGCCCGGGACCGGGTCGCGGTCATCGCCGGCGCCTCGGGCATGGGCCGCAAGAGCAACCAGGGGTTCAACTTCAAGTGGCGGCTGCCCGAGCTGCTCCTCGCCGCCCAGCAGACCGGGGTCTGGCGGGAGCTCTCCGCGCAGCAGGCGGAGGAGCTCACCCGGACGGTTCAGCAGGACTTCGTCCAGCGCTACATCGAGCAGTCGGACGACTGGGCCTTCTGGGGCTTCATGAGCCCGGTGCTGGGCCGCATCTGCAGTCTCTTTGATCTCCAGGGGCCGCACTTCTGCGTGGATGCCCACGCGGCCTCGGGGCTGGCGGCCCTGGAAGTGGCGGTGCAGGGGCTGCTGAGCGGTGAGTGGGACATGGCCCTGACCGGGGCCGCGAGCCCGGCCCTGTCCCCCATGGAGTACGTGCTGCACAGCAAGCTGCGCCGGCTCTCGCCCAGCGGCGTCTTCCCGCTGGATGCCCGGGCCAACGGCACCGCCCTGGGAGAGGGCGCGGTGATGCTCCTGCTCAAGCGGCTCGCGGACGCCGAGCGGGACGGCGACCCCATCCACGCGGTGCTGCGCGGCGTGGGCGGCGTCAACCAGGGCGCGGGCCCCGTGCTGACGGCCACCGTCCCCCAGGTTCACCAGCGCGCCGCGGCGGAGGCCCTCGCCCGGTCCGGGGTGGATCCGGCCTCCATCTCCTACCTGGAGACGGGCGCATGCGGCGTCCCGGGCTGGGATGCACACCTCGTCTCGGGGCTCGCGGGCGCCTACCAGCAGGCCCGGGAGGTGTCGCTGGGTGCCGTCGCGGAGTCGGTGGGAGATCTTCAAACCGCGGCGAGCCTGGCGGCGATGCTCAAGGCCATCCACTCGCTGCGAAGCCGCACGCTGCTTCCCCAGCGGACGTTTCAGGCGCCGCATTCGGAGATTCCGCTGGAGGGCACGCCGTTCCGCCTCCCCGGGGCGCCGTCCTGGCCTGCGCAAGGGCCGCTCCGGGCGGGCATCCATGCCGCGGGCTTCGGAGGGGTGGCCTACCACGCCGTGCTGGAGGCCTACGCGCCCGAGGCCCCCCGGGCTTCGGTGCGGGGGGCGGTCCCCAGGCCCCGGCCCGAGCCGGTCGCGATCGTGGGCCTGGCGTGCAGGTACCCCGGCGCGGACAGCGCCGAGGCCCTCTGGGAGAACGCGCTGCAGGGGCGCAGCGCGGTCGGCGACATCCCCGAGGAGCGCTGGCCCGTGCCGCTCTACCAGGGCAAGCGCCCGGCCTCCCGCGGCAAGGAGGCCTTCTTCCGCGTGTATGCGCCGAAGTCGGCCCTCGTGGAGGACCGTCCCCTGCCCTTCCTGGAGTTTGGCGTCTCCCCCGCCACGGCCGCGCAGATGGACCGCAGCCAGCGCTGGTGTCTGGAGACCGCCCGCGAGGCGCTGCGCGACGCGGGGCACGGCTCCCGGCGCGCCCTTCCTCTGGAGCGCACGGCGGTCATCGTGGCCACCACGCCCGGCAACCACCAGGAGGTGATGGTGGAGGCCCAGCTGGCCTACCCGGAGTTCGCCGAGGTCTACCGTCAGGCGCTCCTGCGCGCGGGCGTGCCCGCCACCCAGGTGGAGCGCTTCGTCTCGGAGGCCCGCGGGCGCTTCCAGGGCGCGCAGCCCCCCGTCACCTCCGAGACGCTCCCGGGCCTGCTCAACAGCGCGCCGGCCACCCGCCTCGCCCGGGCCCTGAATGCCCGCGGCCCCGCCTTCACCGTGGAGTCCGCCTGTGCCTCGACGCTCACCGCGCTGAGCCTGAGCCTCCAGGGCCTGCGGGACGGCCGGTGGGAGGTGGCGCTGGCCGGCGGGGTCTGGTCGCAGATCACCGCGCCCTACTGCGTGAACATGTGCTTCGTGGGCGCGGTCTCCCCCACGGGCGAGACCCGCCCCTTCGCCCAGGACGCGGATGGGTTCGTCCATGGAGAAGGCTGCGGCATGTTCGTGCTGAAGCGGCTCTCGGATGCCCAGCGCGACGGCGACCGCATCCATGCGGTGATCGCCGGCATGGGCGCCTCCACCGACGGGCGGGGCAAGTCCATCTTCGCCAGCCAGGAGCGAGGCCAGGAGCTGGCGATGCGGCGCGCCCTGGAGGACAGCCGCGTGCCCGCCACGAGCATCCAGTACATCGAGGCGCATGGCTCCGGCATGCCGGAAGGGGACATCCCCGAGGCCGGCGCGCTGCTCAAGGTCTACGGCCGGCAGGACAGCCCCGCGGCCGTCGGCGCGCTCAAGCCGCACATCGGCCACTCCTATATCGCCTCGGGGGCCGCTGGCCTCATCCGGGCGGTGCTCGCGCTGCGGCACCGGACCCTGCCGCCCATCTTCACCGGAGCGGCCCTGAACCCGAACGTCCCCTGGAAGAACCAGCTCGTCTTTCACCGCGAGCCTCGCGGCTGGGCCTCCCCGGGCGCCCCTCGCCGGGCCGCCGTCAATGCCTACGGCTTTGGCGGAACCAACTACCACCTCATCCTGGAAGAGTCTGCCGAATGA
- a CDS encoding beta-ketoacyl synthase N-terminal-like domain-containing protein, translating to MTRKTAMPIAVIGSSCLVAGAESPAQLWDYLSSGIPRFTEVPSSRFHWKNFYSNNPADTDKGSVWRGSFFKDMELPWREYKIGPKMLDDLHRIELYTVEAVRRALADARLLERPFPRERTAVIMGGSEMGFDFRIVHPYLWHMPQMVEALQQALVKQGLPQETRERILETASQALTGVGHRDITRGSVSGMSLALGRACSLFDLKGPHYVVNSACASVLAALEHAIKGLALGDYDVALVGGTSPYLSPSPFVTFERMQLLTQDAHPRPFDARASGTLLGEGTGFLALRRLDEALKAGDTIQAVIRGIGGANEGRRGALISPPDEAQRRAALRAYAQAGYAPGTVQYLECHANGVEFLEASELSAMAQVYGPRAPGSLTLGSTKNMVGYLQSAAVVPGLMRTLMALKHRQLPAQAHVRQPRAELCAEGTPFRLLSEPLPWEAPAGGLPRRAGINSLAMGGQAYHLTLEEYVPEYHAQLAAEHSRPPVREPVAVVAFGAITPGAQDSDTFFQNVLAKKDQIVRIPKERFHIDRYFDEGGAMGKIYCPLGGFIHDFHFDAKAFRMPPMLAAQLDRTHLYTLTAAAEALSKTSAPQKAPERTAVFMADMPGRSRERQVDLRVGYTEMDAALRQALLAQGLSQEVAGAIAGDTEKTFKKDFEPLTPYTLAGFAGSSEAALISHLYGFKGPTGTFESTCASSLAAIDAGVTSLQLGDADVVLAGGAFADLTPELYTVNCTFQGMSKHGSRPFDAKASGFIPGEGAGVLVLKRLSDAERDGDRILGLIKGVGASSDGKGKSLLAPNPLGQQLAVQRALQRAHVSPTSLQYIACHGTATPVGDFTEVSTYTQVLEGLPPGSVSIGSVKSMIGHLHSAAGVINVVQMLKSLEHKTLPPQINCERPNPDIAWAEIPVQVLTEPKPWPAPAQGGPRRAGISAFGMGGTNYHLILEEYLGAPDAAAHDRSAFPMVDAVLERTAESLVAVRELRLETDRYLDEHRVDGVAVLPGTFGMEMMAEAALLLKPGMHVTGLKDVQFHQAAKAWPGRTTRLVITARLSPSAPPGLVPVDVLVETEVRPRPEVKPMRRKAYTATVLLSPTRVPAPTVEPATAALFTAAGRQDMRQLYNRTEDVTFGPMLQGGRSLRLLSATQLAAWVVQAKTEGLFSFTQAPRLQVAPLALDSLHHAGGLLAYYQHECVVLPGGADELRLHAPLPEGQEICVLSTYQSASDTLARVSLIAFDPATRKVYAEINGIRLLLLKKIGPVLKPLIDGKAGGGRA from the coding sequence GTGACTCGTAAGACCGCGATGCCCATCGCGGTGATCGGCTCCTCCTGCCTGGTGGCGGGCGCGGAGAGCCCCGCGCAGCTCTGGGACTATCTCTCCAGCGGCATCCCCCGGTTCACCGAGGTTCCCTCCAGCCGCTTCCACTGGAAGAACTTCTACAGCAACAACCCCGCCGACACGGACAAGGGCTCCGTGTGGCGCGGCTCCTTCTTCAAGGACATGGAGCTGCCGTGGCGGGAGTACAAGATTGGCCCCAAGATGCTCGATGATCTGCACCGCATCGAGCTCTACACCGTGGAGGCCGTGCGCCGCGCGCTCGCCGATGCCCGCCTGCTGGAGCGCCCCTTCCCGCGCGAGCGGACCGCCGTCATCATGGGCGGCTCGGAGATGGGGTTCGACTTCCGCATCGTCCACCCCTACCTCTGGCACATGCCCCAGATGGTGGAGGCCCTCCAGCAGGCGCTCGTGAAGCAGGGCCTGCCGCAGGAGACGCGTGAGCGCATCCTGGAGACGGCCTCCCAGGCGCTGACCGGCGTGGGCCACCGGGACATCACCCGGGGCTCCGTGTCCGGCATGAGCCTGGCCCTGGGCCGGGCCTGCTCCCTGTTCGACCTGAAGGGGCCCCACTATGTGGTGAACTCCGCCTGTGCCTCGGTGCTCGCCGCGCTCGAGCACGCCATCAAGGGCCTGGCGCTGGGGGACTATGACGTCGCGCTGGTGGGAGGCACCAGCCCGTACCTGTCGCCCTCGCCCTTCGTCACGTTCGAGCGCATGCAGCTGCTGACCCAGGACGCGCACCCCCGCCCCTTCGATGCGCGCGCCAGCGGCACGCTCCTGGGCGAGGGGACGGGCTTCCTGGCGCTGCGGCGGCTCGACGAGGCGCTGAAGGCCGGCGACACGATTCAAGCCGTCATCCGGGGCATCGGCGGCGCGAACGAGGGGCGCCGGGGCGCGCTGATCAGCCCTCCGGACGAGGCGCAGCGCCGGGCGGCCCTCCGCGCCTACGCGCAGGCCGGGTACGCGCCCGGCACCGTGCAGTACCTCGAGTGCCATGCCAACGGCGTCGAGTTCCTGGAGGCCTCCGAGCTGTCCGCCATGGCCCAGGTGTACGGCCCGCGCGCGCCCGGCAGCCTGACGCTCGGCTCCACCAAGAACATGGTGGGCTATCTCCAGTCGGCCGCCGTCGTCCCGGGGCTCATGCGCACCTTGATGGCGCTGAAGCACCGGCAGCTCCCGGCCCAGGCCCACGTGCGCCAGCCCCGGGCGGAGCTGTGCGCCGAGGGCACCCCGTTCCGTCTTCTCTCGGAGCCCCTGCCCTGGGAGGCCCCCGCGGGGGGACTGCCCCGGCGCGCGGGCATCAACTCGCTGGCCATGGGCGGGCAGGCCTACCACCTCACGCTGGAGGAGTACGTCCCCGAGTACCATGCCCAGCTCGCGGCGGAGCACTCGCGCCCGCCCGTGCGCGAGCCCGTGGCCGTCGTGGCGTTCGGCGCCATCACCCCCGGCGCCCAGGACAGCGACACCTTCTTCCAGAACGTCCTGGCGAAGAAGGATCAGATCGTCCGCATCCCCAAGGAGCGCTTCCACATCGACCGGTACTTCGATGAGGGCGGGGCCATGGGGAAGATCTACTGCCCGCTGGGCGGCTTTATCCATGACTTCCACTTCGACGCCAAGGCGTTCCGCATGCCCCCCATGCTCGCCGCGCAGCTGGACCGGACCCACCTGTACACGCTGACCGCGGCCGCGGAGGCGCTGAGCAAGACGAGCGCCCCCCAGAAAGCCCCGGAGCGCACGGCGGTCTTCATGGCGGACATGCCGGGGCGCTCGCGTGAGCGCCAGGTGGACCTGCGCGTGGGCTACACCGAGATGGACGCGGCCCTGCGCCAGGCGCTCCTGGCCCAGGGGCTCTCGCAGGAGGTGGCCGGCGCCATCGCGGGCGACACCGAGAAGACGTTCAAGAAGGACTTCGAGCCCCTGACGCCCTACACCCTGGCGGGCTTCGCGGGCAGCTCGGAGGCGGCGCTCATCTCGCATCTGTATGGCTTCAAGGGGCCCACCGGCACCTTCGAGAGCACCTGCGCCTCGTCCCTGGCCGCCATCGACGCGGGCGTGACGAGCCTCCAGCTCGGCGACGCGGACGTGGTGCTGGCCGGAGGCGCCTTCGCCGACCTGACGCCCGAGCTGTACACCGTCAACTGCACGTTCCAGGGGATGAGCAAGCACGGCAGCCGTCCCTTCGATGCGAAGGCCTCCGGCTTCATCCCCGGCGAGGGCGCGGGCGTCCTCGTCCTCAAGCGGCTGTCGGACGCGGAGCGGGATGGCGACCGCATCCTCGGGCTCATCAAGGGCGTGGGCGCCTCCAGCGACGGCAAGGGCAAGTCGCTGCTCGCCCCCAACCCCCTGGGCCAGCAGCTCGCGGTCCAGCGGGCCCTTCAGCGGGCCCACGTCTCCCCCACGTCGCTCCAGTACATCGCCTGCCACGGCACGGCGACGCCCGTGGGGGACTTCACCGAGGTCTCCACCTATACCCAGGTCCTGGAGGGGCTCCCCCCCGGCTCGGTGAGCATCGGCTCCGTCAAGTCGATGATCGGCCACCTGCACTCCGCCGCCGGCGTCATCAACGTCGTCCAGATGCTCAAGAGCCTGGAACACAAGACCCTGCCGCCGCAGATCAACTGCGAGCGGCCCAACCCCGATATCGCGTGGGCGGAGATCCCCGTCCAGGTGCTGACCGAGCCGAAGCCCTGGCCCGCCCCGGCCCAGGGAGGCCCCCGCCGCGCGGGCATCAGCGCCTTCGGGATGGGCGGCACCAATTATCACCTCATCCTCGAGGAGTACCTGGGGGCGCCGGACGCCGCGGCGCATGACCGGTCCGCCTTCCCCATGGTGGACGCGGTGCTGGAGCGCACCGCGGAGTCGCTGGTGGCCGTGCGGGAGCTGCGGCTCGAGACCGACCGGTACCTCGATGAGCACCGGGTGGACGGGGTGGCGGTCCTCCCGGGCACCTTCGGCATGGAGATGATGGCGGAGGCCGCCTTGCTCCTGAAGCCCGGCATGCACGTGACCGGGCTGAAGGACGTGCAGTTCCATCAGGCCGCCAAGGCCTGGCCCGGGCGCACCACCCGCCTCGTCATCACCGCGCGCCTGAGCCCGAGCGCCCCGCCCGGGCTCGTTCCCGTCGACGTCCTGGTGGAGACCGAGGTCCGGCCCCGCCCGGAGGTGAAGCCGATGCGCCGCAAGGCCTATACCGCCACGGTGCTGCTCTCGCCCACGCGGGTGCCCGCGCCCACGGTGGAACCGGCCACCGCGGCGCTCTTCACGGCGGCGGGCCGGCAGGACATGCGGCAGCTCTACAACCGCACCGAGGACGTGACCTTCGGCCCCATGCTGCAAGGGGGCCGGTCCCTGCGCCTGCTCTCGGCGACCCAGCTGGCCGCGTGGGTCGTCCAGGCGAAGACCGAGGGCCTGTTCTCCTTCACCCAGGCGCCGCGCCTGCAGGTGGCGCCGCTGGCGCTCGACTCCCTGCACCATGCGGGCGGGCTGCTCGCCTACTACCAGCACGAGTGCGTCGTGCTGCCCGGGGGCGCCGATGAGCTCCGGCTCCATGCGCCCCTCCCCGAGGGCCAGGAGATCTGCGTGCTGAGCACCTACCAGAGCGCCTCGGACACCCTCGCCCGGGTGAGCCTGATCGCCTTTGATCCGGCCACCCGCAAGGTGTACGCCGAGATCAACGGCATCCGGCTCCTGCTCCTCAAGAAGATCGGCCCGGTGCTCAAGCCGCTGATCGACGGCAAGGCAGGAGGAGGCCGCGCCTGA
- a CDS encoding polyketide synthase dehydratase domain-containing protein, with protein sequence MNGFEPWLGDVTVSEGLWRFARSMDVQSDPYLRDHVVEGLPVFPAAYLVGLMTQAAHRVLPHLQVQGVRDVRFIQAARFKDHRGLTFAVTVKPSGTAPGWLPVEISSSMAPPRAGLPPILRTHASGEVLLGVPEAPPGRFQPLDFSGAADYAELYALPREIQHGPAFLAGLRYRRPARDQLLATVAPPGRPQLGWRPAPDAPGWPATLLNAVLHVAFSLGVMSSERTVLPLALESARLHAVPPGEVQVWARRKTSQEGRHVFHVASWDERGQPVGVFQGFAVQEVP encoded by the coding sequence ATGAACGGCTTTGAACCCTGGCTGGGGGACGTCACCGTGTCCGAGGGCCTCTGGCGCTTCGCGCGCTCGATGGATGTCCAGTCGGATCCCTACCTGCGGGACCATGTCGTGGAAGGGCTGCCGGTGTTCCCCGCGGCCTACCTGGTGGGCCTCATGACCCAGGCGGCCCACCGCGTCCTGCCCCACCTCCAGGTGCAGGGCGTGCGCGACGTGCGGTTCATCCAGGCCGCGCGCTTCAAGGACCACCGCGGCCTCACGTTCGCCGTCACGGTGAAGCCCTCCGGCACAGCGCCCGGCTGGCTCCCGGTGGAGATCTCCTCGAGCATGGCGCCGCCCCGGGCGGGCCTGCCGCCCATCCTCAGGACCCACGCCTCCGGTGAGGTGCTCCTCGGAGTGCCCGAGGCCCCCCCGGGACGCTTTCAGCCCCTCGATTTCTCGGGGGCCGCGGACTACGCGGAGCTCTATGCACTGCCCCGGGAGATCCAACACGGCCCCGCCTTCCTCGCGGGGCTGCGGTACCGGCGCCCGGCGCGCGATCAGCTCCTGGCCACCGTGGCCCCTCCGGGCCGCCCCCAGCTCGGATGGCGGCCGGCACCGGACGCGCCCGGGTGGCCCGCCACGCTGCTCAACGCCGTCCTCCACGTCGCCTTCTCGCTCGGGGTGATGTCCAGTGAGCGGACCGTGCTGCCCCTGGCCCTGGAGTCCGCCCGCCTGCACGCGGTCCCCCCGGGAGAAGTCCAGGTGTGGGCCCGGAGGAAGACCTCCCAGGAAGGCCGGCACGTCTTCCACGTGGCCTCCTGGGATGAGCGGGGACAGCCCGTGGGAGTCTTCCAGGGCTTCGCCGTCCAGGAAGTCCCCTGA